The following proteins are co-located in the Clostridiales bacterium genome:
- a CDS encoding patatin-like phospholipase family protein, producing the protein MENRKTALVLGGGGARGAYEVGVWQALRELGIRIDLVTGSSVGAINGALVAQDAFDLAVTLWRDIDTSMVFDMDLKDLISNNGIDNSKLKALLTKYIDETAVRSSTIDYGLITAELPSMTPKSLTKEQIPNGKLIDYILASSTLFPLMKSYEIDSLKYIDGGFTDNLPVGLAVDGGATHIIAVDLDAVGIIRRNKMTNADYLRVIQCPWDLGNILIFDKFNSKRILRLGYLDALKAFGAYDGHFFCFVKGEFDKRSLRGADTAGRIFGLNPEILYKKHIYNLHLKEAVDAHIQETDKELSTLSGSLKGKLLEGFVKAKSSLNQKTITLMIAKSLRETSDTKNIFLTKPAMKLLREEIPSANYLVKEGLI; encoded by the coding sequence ATGGAGAACCGAAAAACCGCTTTGGTTCTGGGCGGCGGCGGCGCCAGAGGCGCTTATGAAGTAGGCGTATGGCAGGCTCTGCGAGAGCTTGGGATCAGGATTGATCTTGTAACAGGCTCATCGGTAGGCGCTATTAACGGTGCCCTTGTTGCACAGGACGCATTCGATCTGGCAGTCACACTTTGGAGGGATATCGACACTTCCATGGTCTTTGATATGGATCTCAAAGACCTAATCTCAAACAACGGAATTGACAATAGTAAACTGAAAGCTCTTCTGACGAAGTATATCGACGAGACAGCAGTTCGCAGCTCTACAATAGATTACGGTCTTATCACAGCAGAGCTGCCCTCAATGACACCTAAATCGCTAACGAAAGAGCAAATTCCAAACGGCAAGCTAATTGATTATATCTTAGCCAGTTCCACCTTATTTCCACTCATGAAAAGCTATGAGATAGACAGTCTGAAGTACATCGACGGCGGGTTTACCGATAACCTTCCTGTCGGCCTTGCCGTTGATGGCGGTGCCACCCATATCATTGCCGTTGATTTGGATGCCGTAGGAATTATCAGGCGAAATAAAATGACCAATGCCGATTATCTCCGTGTGATACAATGCCCTTGGGATCTTGGGAACATTTTGATCTTTGATAAATTCAACTCAAAACGAATACTTCGGCTGGGCTACCTGGATGCCCTTAAAGCTTTTGGTGCCTACGACGGACATTTTTTCTGTTTCGTTAAAGGAGAATTTGACAAGAGAAGCCTAAGAGGTGCAGATACTGCAGGGCGCATTTTCGGACTGAATCCGGAGATTCTCTATAAGAAGCACATTTATAATCTTCATCTAAAGGAAGCGGTAGACGCCCATATTCAGGAGACGGATAAAGAGCTGAGTACGTTATCCGGAAGTCTTAAGGGCAAACTGCTGGAGGGTTTTGTCAAAGCGAAATCGAGCCTCAATCAGAAAACGATCACGCTGATGATTGCTAAAAGTCTGAGGGAAACCAGCGACACGAAAAACATCTTCCTTACCAAGCCAGCCATGAAGCTTCTGCGGGAGGAAATTCCCTCTGCTAATTATTTGGTCAAGGAAGGTTTGATATAG
- a CDS encoding pyridoxamine 5'-phosphate oxidase has protein sequence MLKNPEQTIGTLIDKQGVSFISSIGEDGFPCTKAMLPPRKREGIKIFYFTTNTSSMRVSQYRANPKACIYFCDKRFFRGAMLQGTMEVLEDHASKEMIWREGDNMYYPQGIADPDYCVLKFTAVLGRYYHHFSSQNFDIE, from the coding sequence ATGTTAAAGAATCCAGAACAAACGATTGGAACTCTAATTGATAAGCAGGGTGTTTCATTTATCAGCTCTATTGGAGAAGATGGTTTTCCCTGCACAAAAGCAATGCTCCCCCCGAGAAAACGAGAGGGAATCAAAATCTTCTATTTTACAACAAATACGTCTTCCATGCGGGTGTCTCAATATCGGGCAAATCCGAAAGCATGCATTTACTTTTGTGACAAGAGGTTTTTCCGCGGGGCGATGTTGCAGGGAACCATGGAGGTTCTCGAAGACCATGCGAGCAAGGAGATGATATGGCGGGAAGGCGACAATATGTATTATCCCCAAGGAATTGCCGATCCAGACTACTGTGTGTTGAAATTTACCGCAGTTTTAGGCCGTTATTATCATCATTTCAGTTCGCAGAATTTTGACATCGAATAA
- a CDS encoding glycosyltransferase: MKALILSISTGQGHHATGQAVENAFKERGVECDTLDAYEYIEPILSDLVSKGYLLSTSYAKKISSKLYDIVVKKNKPLKKYSVPKLTNVVWAKDLKSYIDETKPDVIVCTHVLSAILVNIMKERHWVDAITVGVVTDFTVHPLWEEASLLDYYVTPSDLLEFQLEKKGLDINKMLPTGIPIKPQFSDRIDRSEARRRLGLDLHMHTILLMSGSMGYGKIDESIERLDRLKLDLQVMVVCGNNKRMYKKAKELKTEKRFDIYGYVDNVDLMMDAADCIITKPGGITTSEAMAKGLPMIMVNPIPGHEMRNAEFMLNNGLALYATKSFPLDEAVFSLFQHPERINYLRSTIEIYARQNSAQTLCDHLIKDYGERRRTE, from the coding sequence ATGAAGGCACTCATACTGAGTATTTCAACAGGACAGGGGCACCATGCTACAGGGCAGGCAGTAGAAAATGCATTCAAAGAAAGGGGAGTTGAATGCGATACGCTGGATGCATACGAGTATATAGAACCGATTTTGTCAGATTTGGTGTCTAAAGGGTATCTGTTATCCACCTCATATGCGAAGAAGATATCCTCAAAGCTCTATGATATTGTCGTAAAAAAGAACAAGCCACTAAAAAAGTACTCTGTACCCAAGCTTACAAATGTAGTATGGGCAAAAGATCTGAAAAGCTATATTGACGAAACGAAACCGGATGTAATTGTTTGCACCCATGTGCTCTCTGCCATCCTGGTCAACATAATGAAAGAGCGTCATTGGGTAGACGCCATTACAGTAGGAGTTGTGACAGACTTTACGGTTCACCCTTTGTGGGAGGAAGCAAGTTTGCTTGATTATTATGTGACACCTAGCGATCTTCTGGAATTTCAACTGGAAAAAAAGGGATTGGACATCAACAAGATGCTGCCCACTGGAATCCCCATAAAGCCGCAGTTTTCAGACCGCATAGATCGGTCTGAAGCAAGAAGACGTCTGGGTTTGGATTTGCACATGCACACCATTCTTCTGATGAGCGGAAGCATGGGGTATGGAAAAATCGATGAATCCATTGAACGTTTGGACCGCCTTAAGCTGGACTTGCAAGTAATGGTGGTATGCGGAAACAACAAGAGAATGTATAAAAAAGCGAAAGAATTAAAGACGGAGAAACGCTTTGATATCTACGGATATGTAGATAATGTGGACCTGATGATGGATGCTGCCGACTGCATTATTACGAAACCCGGTGGAATTACGACTTCTGAAGCAATGGCCAAGGGTCTTCCAATGATTATGGTAAATCCAATTCCGGGCCATGAGATGAGAAATGCAGAGTTTATGCTGAATAACGGACTTGCACTTTATGCCACGAAATCTTTTCCGCTGGATGAGGCAGTATTTTCGCTGTTTCAGCATCCAGAGCGTATCAATTACTTGAGATCTACCATTGAGATCTACGCAAGGCAAAATTCTGCCCAGACTTTATGCGACCATCTGATTAAAGATTATGGGGAGCGAAGAAGAACTGAATAA
- a CDS encoding ECF transporter S component, whose product MTSIEKTDNYREKTMKIILTGLMMALIVVATIVIPIPVPFGTGYIHFGDAMIFLSVLILGWRYGAVAAGVGSAMADILIGYAVWAPWTLCVKGIMGAVMGIFILKSMEKRGIKVLGVPIFQLIGMILAGLFMAAGYYVAEGVIYGSFLAALAGIPWNILQFAVGAFIATLLAAALYKTPASRYFAFHPITGPQGSKE is encoded by the coding sequence ATGACAAGCATAGAAAAGACGGACAATTATCGTGAGAAGACGATGAAAATTATATTAACCGGCCTTATGATGGCATTGATTGTGGTTGCCACCATCGTCATACCTATTCCGGTTCCCTTTGGAACAGGATATATCCATTTTGGTGACGCAATGATCTTTCTGTCGGTGCTGATCCTGGGATGGAGATACGGCGCTGTTGCTGCCGGCGTTGGCTCTGCTATGGCAGACATCCTCATCGGATATGCAGTCTGGGCACCCTGGACGCTTTGCGTGAAGGGCATCATGGGTGCGGTCATGGGTATCTTTATCTTAAAATCTATGGAAAAGCGAGGAATCAAAGTCCTGGGAGTGCCCATCTTTCAGCTGATCGGAATGATTTTAGCAGGACTCTTCATGGCTGCGGGCTATTATGTTGCCGAAGGTGTTATCTATGGAAGCTTTCTTGCAGCGCTCGCGGGAATTCCCTGGAACATTCTTCAATTCGCGGTAGGAGCGTTTATCGCTACCTTGCTGGCGGCTGCGCTGTATAAGACACCGGCATCACGCTATTTTGCCTTTCATCCGATTACAGGGCCGCAGGGTTCCAAGGAATAA
- a CDS encoding PLP-dependent aminotransferase family protein, translating to MKAIIPNLSQDAGVPLYHQLYQYIKDSVLEGTIDPQEKLPSLRKLSKDLGLSLTTVELAYNQLLVEGYIYSRPQSGYYVNEISAGMGTVQKESGAFAESPLSLPLIPTNSDFKSQGYYDPSCFDFIKWKKCINQVLTEYSWLLLREGDPKGEISLRKEISRYVYQARGVTCVPAQIVIGAGTQQITGQLCTILTKMGMKHVTVEEPGYLPVRNIFRDRDFAITAAAVGKEGIQIAKLPANIRSAVYVSPSNQFPTGYVMPIGKRYELLEWATKNDSIIIEDDYDSELRYFGKPIPSLQGLDHHQRVVYLGSFSSTLFPSIKISYMVLPSHMAEIFDTFQGDYTQTCSKSEQLTLAIYMSKGLYQTNIKKLRTLYAQKLQAVLSIFAKWGPGFIQPINSSSGINMLIGVKSSKPAADLCWEAKELGISTLPITTFTEALPGNTAALIFYYNQIPLKDMESALTELIEKWRS from the coding sequence ATGAAAGCGATTATTCCTAATTTGAGTCAGGATGCTGGGGTTCCTTTATATCATCAGCTTTACCAATACATCAAAGATTCAGTACTGGAGGGCACGATTGATCCACAGGAAAAGCTTCCCTCGCTCCGAAAGCTGTCAAAAGATCTCGGTCTTAGCTTAACCACGGTAGAACTGGCTTATAATCAGCTTCTAGTTGAGGGCTATATCTATAGCCGTCCCCAATCAGGCTATTATGTCAATGAAATTTCCGCCGGTATGGGTACGGTTCAAAAGGAATCCGGCGCGTTCGCAGAAAGCCCTTTGTCGCTGCCTCTCATTCCGACAAATTCAGATTTTAAGTCGCAGGGATATTATGACCCATCTTGTTTTGATTTTATCAAATGGAAAAAGTGCATCAATCAGGTATTGACTGAATATTCCTGGCTGTTGCTCAGGGAAGGCGATCCCAAAGGCGAGATTTCTCTAAGAAAAGAAATTTCCAGATATGTCTACCAGGCAAGGGGTGTAACCTGCGTTCCTGCTCAGATTGTAATCGGAGCAGGAACGCAGCAGATAACCGGCCAGCTTTGTACAATTTTGACCAAGATGGGGATGAAGCACGTTACCGTTGAAGAACCGGGTTATCTGCCGGTAAGAAATATCTTCCGTGACAGGGATTTTGCCATCACGGCCGCTGCCGTAGGAAAAGAAGGGATTCAGATTGCAAAGCTTCCCGCCAATATCAGGTCTGCCGTTTATGTGAGTCCGTCCAATCAGTTTCCCACAGGCTACGTAATGCCTATTGGCAAGCGATATGAGCTTCTGGAATGGGCGACGAAAAATGACAGCATCATTATTGAGGATGATTATGACAGTGAGCTTCGTTACTTCGGCAAACCCATTCCTTCTCTTCAGGGTCTGGATCACCATCAGCGAGTGGTCTATCTGGGCTCTTTTTCCTCCACCCTATTTCCCTCCATCAAGATCAGCTATATGGTTCTTCCCTCTCATATGGCTGAAATCTTCGACACATTCCAGGGAGATTATACCCAAACCTGTTCCAAATCAGAGCAGCTGACCCTGGCAATCTATATGTCAAAAGGTCTCTATCAGACAAATATAAAAAAGCTTCGAACACTGTATGCTCAAAAACTTCAGGCGGTGCTCTCTATCTTTGCAAAATGGGGGCCGGGCTTTATCCAGCCCATCAATAGTTCTTCTGGAATTAATATGCTCATCGGTGTGAAAAGCAGCAAGCCTGCGGCTGACCTCTGCTGGGAAGCCAAAGAGCTGGGAATCAGTACCCTGCCCATCACCACCTTTACGGAAGCACTTCCGGGAAACACCGCAGCTCTGATCTTTTATTATAATCAGATCCCACTGAAAGACATGGAGTCTGCTCTTACGGAACTCATTGAAAAATGGCGATCTTGA
- a CDS encoding ROK family protein, whose translation MKVNIGVEIGAKFIQAGIVDKYGRLLARTKVQSKCERGLSEIVEDAANLIRQLLSDKDLELRSVKSIGVACPGVPDEENSKILKTYILGLYNAPIKDELKRHFANIPIYVENDAHCAAIAESAAGAAEDLDYSITINIGTGISGGVIIDNRLYTGLNNAGAVLGHMVIDKNGRKCSCGRNGCFETLCSARALIEDTRTAAEKNPESLIWKVCENDLGKITELTAYEAMTLGDETGKEIFRCYVDNLAVALTNLANILMPEVIILCGGITGLGEELLKPVREKMHGWVYSRETTLPALKLSEMGSASVLVGAGMLAAYKKK comes from the coding sequence ATGAAAGTGAATATCGGCGTAGAGATCGGAGCGAAATTTATCCAAGCCGGTATCGTTGATAAGTATGGCAGGCTGCTGGCGAGAACAAAGGTGCAGTCCAAATGTGAACGGGGGCTTTCCGAGATCGTTGAGGATGCTGCAAATCTGATACGCCAACTGCTATCGGATAAAGATCTTGAATTAAGAAGCGTAAAGAGCATTGGTGTGGCCTGTCCGGGAGTTCCCGATGAAGAGAACAGCAAAATTCTCAAAACCTATATTTTGGGCTTGTATAACGCTCCGATAAAGGATGAGTTAAAAAGACACTTTGCAAATATTCCGATCTATGTGGAAAATGATGCGCATTGTGCAGCCATCGCTGAGAGTGCCGCCGGGGCTGCCGAAGATCTGGATTATTCTATCACAATCAACATTGGAACAGGAATCAGTGGAGGCGTTATCATTGATAATAGACTATATACCGGACTCAATAATGCCGGCGCTGTTCTGGGTCATATGGTAATCGATAAAAACGGAAGGAAGTGTTCCTGCGGAAGGAATGGTTGCTTCGAAACACTATGCTCAGCAAGGGCACTGATTGAAGACACAAGAACCGCAGCAGAAAAGAATCCGGAATCATTGATCTGGAAAGTCTGTGAGAATGATTTGGGTAAGATAACGGAGCTGACAGCTTATGAAGCCATGACCCTGGGCGATGAGACGGGTAAAGAAATTTTTCGCTGCTATGTCGATAATCTGGCAGTAGCACTGACCAATCTTGCCAACATTCTCATGCCGGAAGTCATCATTCTGTGCGGCGGGATCACAGGCCTGGGCGAGGAGCTGCTAAAACCCGTTCGGGAAAAGATGCATGGGTGGGTTTACAGCAGAGAGACGACACTGCCGGCACTGAAGTTATCCGAAATGGGAAGCGCGTCTGTATTGGTCGGTGCAGGCATGCTGGCAGCGTATAAGAAAAAATAA
- a CDS encoding APC family permease: protein MYRQIKRFIIGKPLKNAALKDEKLGILWGLPILSSDAISSVAYAGQEMLLVLIPAVGIAAYGRMSILSWCIIGLLTVLMLSYRQTIDCYPGGGGAFIVAKENLGEIPGIVAGSALAVGYILTVAVSVAAGVEQVTSAFKFLRPYNIIIGVLLVLLLMVGNLRGTRESSKLFGIPTYAFVAGILTLIIYGFFKLQMGYVPRQPDLAAPTQSITMLLMLKAFASGCAALTGVEAVSNAVPNFKEPSPKYAKTVLLLLCLIILLLFSGTSLIANYYHVIPGEEGALLVLLAEEVFGDSFMFYYITASTFLILILGANTAYSGFPMLIAVMANEKYAPKQLSMRGDRLSYTNGIIMLSVVSILLIVGFQANVTSLLGLYAIGVFISFTLSQSGMFMKWVREKSGNWRLKSVINGFGAVMTGVVVVIIAIAKFKEGSWIVMVLMPVMVFVIDRIHKHYVSVKEQLKIEESEYDGIDFAKLNYANRIIVPIESVNKASVRALRYANTICDDVIAFCVAIDEHGAREVKEKYEKLGTDIPLVIKFSPYRKVIDPLLRFIESSEYDREVGDMITVLLSEFVVKKWWHRFLHNNTRAYIERRLLKHKHIVVSVMPLQLKDDMDYLESLKKKKKGM, encoded by the coding sequence ATGTATAGACAAATTAAAAGATTCATTATAGGAAAACCATTAAAAAATGCAGCCTTAAAAGATGAAAAACTGGGCATTCTGTGGGGACTGCCGATTTTATCTTCCGATGCGATTTCCTCCGTAGCTTATGCGGGGCAGGAAATGCTTCTGGTTCTGATTCCTGCCGTAGGAATTGCAGCCTACGGACGCATGTCCATTTTGTCCTGGTGCATCATCGGACTGCTGACGGTTCTCATGCTATCCTACCGTCAGACCATTGACTGCTATCCCGGCGGCGGAGGTGCATTTATCGTTGCCAAGGAAAATTTAGGTGAAATCCCAGGGATCGTCGCAGGTTCAGCTTTGGCAGTAGGATATATCCTCACTGTTGCGGTAAGTGTTGCGGCAGGGGTGGAGCAGGTTACGTCGGCCTTCAAATTTCTAAGGCCATACAATATCATTATTGGGGTTTTACTGGTGCTGCTGCTGATGGTAGGAAACCTGCGAGGTACCAGAGAGTCGTCGAAACTATTTGGAATTCCTACATATGCTTTTGTTGCAGGGATTCTGACTCTCATTATTTATGGTTTCTTTAAGCTGCAAATGGGATATGTGCCACGGCAGCCGGATTTGGCTGCGCCGACCCAATCGATCACAATGCTTCTGATGCTGAAAGCCTTTGCCAGCGGTTGTGCCGCACTGACCGGTGTAGAAGCGGTAAGCAATGCGGTACCTAACTTTAAAGAGCCGTCACCGAAGTATGCGAAAACAGTGCTGCTATTGCTCTGCTTGATTATTTTGCTGCTGTTTTCTGGTACGTCCCTGATTGCCAACTACTATCATGTTATTCCCGGTGAAGAGGGGGCTTTGCTGGTTTTGCTTGCGGAAGAAGTCTTTGGGGACAGCTTTATGTTTTATTACATTACGGCATCTACCTTTTTAATCTTGATTCTGGGAGCCAATACCGCTTATTCGGGTTTCCCTATGCTCATTGCGGTTATGGCCAATGAAAAATACGCGCCAAAGCAGCTGAGCATGAGAGGAGACAGGCTGAGCTATACCAACGGCATCATCATGCTCTCGGTGGTTTCTATCTTGCTGATTGTTGGATTTCAGGCCAATGTTACTTCACTGCTTGGATTGTATGCCATCGGGGTATTCATTTCTTTCACCCTGTCACAGTCGGGAATGTTTATGAAATGGGTACGGGAAAAGAGCGGCAATTGGAGGCTGAAGTCCGTCATAAACGGATTTGGTGCTGTGATGACTGGAGTGGTTGTGGTCATCATTGCCATCGCAAAATTTAAAGAGGGCTCCTGGATTGTAATGGTGCTGATGCCAGTGATGGTGTTTGTTATTGATCGAATTCATAAGCATTACGTATCTGTGAAGGAACAGCTGAAGATAGAAGAAAGTGAATATGACGGGATTGATTTTGCAAAGCTGAACTATGCCAACAGAATCATCGTGCCCATTGAAAGTGTGAATAAAGCAAGTGTCAGGGCTTTGCGTTACGCCAACACCATCTGCGATGATGTCATTGCCTTTTGTGTCGCCATTGATGAGCATGGGGCCAGAGAGGTCAAGGAAAAATATGAAAAGCTTGGGACAGATATTCCGTTGGTTATTAAATTTTCTCCATACCGAAAGGTGATTGATCCGCTGCTGCGATTTATTGAATCTTCGGAGTATGACCGTGAGGTTGGTGATATGATTACGGTGCTGCTGTCGGAGTTCGTGGTTAAAAAATGGTGGCATCGGTTTTTGCACAACAATACAAGGGCATATATCGAGCGAAGATTGCTGAAGCATAAGCACATAGTGGTTTCTGTTATGCCGCTGCAATTGAAAGACGACATGGATTACCTCGAATCATTAAAAAAGAAAAAGAAGGGGATGTAA
- a CDS encoding molybdopterin-binding protein: MKEVSVFDAVGMVLAHDLTQIIPGEFKGRRFKKGHVIASEDIDVLLSMGKRNLFVIDKEEKDIHEDEAALRIAVAAAGNGIRLVAPGEGKIELVADCDGLLKINTALLNQLIDQDEIMFASIHENQLVKKGQKIAGTRVIPLFVNESIVAGAEKVCQTGTLIEVLPLKKLKIGLVTTGSEVYTGKIKDAFGPVLRKKFGDLGSEVMNQVFADDDEDMIAGCIQKLIEEGADMIGVTGGMSVDPDDRTPTGIRKAGGHIVTYGAPVLPGAMFMLAYIGNVPVVGLPGCVMYRGVSIFDLVVPRILAGEIPTRTDIKKLAHGGLCQTCEVCTYPNCGFGKAY, from the coding sequence ATGAAAGAAGTTTCGGTATTTGATGCGGTGGGTATGGTTTTGGCTCATGACCTTACTCAGATTATCCCGGGTGAATTTAAAGGGCGGCGATTTAAAAAAGGGCATGTGATCGCCAGCGAAGACATCGATGTGCTGCTCAGCATGGGTAAGCGGAATCTTTTCGTCATCGATAAAGAAGAAAAGGATATCCATGAGGATGAAGCAGCTTTGAGAATTGCAGTAGCGGCAGCCGGGAATGGGATCCGGCTGGTTGCTCCAGGAGAGGGCAAGATCGAGCTGGTTGCTGATTGTGACGGATTGCTGAAGATCAATACCGCTTTACTGAATCAGCTCATTGATCAGGATGAAATTATGTTTGCCAGTATCCATGAAAATCAGCTGGTTAAAAAAGGTCAGAAGATTGCAGGTACGCGGGTAATCCCATTATTTGTCAACGAAAGCATCGTTGCAGGAGCGGAAAAGGTCTGTCAGACTGGAACGCTAATCGAAGTTCTTCCTCTTAAAAAGCTGAAAATTGGCCTTGTGACCACTGGAAGTGAAGTTTATACCGGAAAAATAAAGGATGCTTTTGGGCCTGTGCTGAGGAAAAAGTTTGGAGACCTGGGAAGTGAGGTAATGAATCAGGTTTTTGCAGACGATGATGAAGATATGATTGCAGGCTGTATTCAAAAACTCATTGAGGAAGGTGCTGACATGATTGGCGTCACCGGAGGCATGTCCGTTGACCCCGATGACAGAACCCCAACGGGAATCAGAAAAGCAGGAGGCCATATTGTAACCTACGGGGCTCCCGTTTTGCCGGGGGCGATGTTCATGCTGGCGTACATCGGGAATGTTCCTGTTGTTGGACTTCCTGGCTGTGTCATGTATCGAGGTGTAAGCATCTTTGATCTGGTAGTTCCCCGGATCTTGGCAGGTGAGATCCCTACGAGAACGGATATCAAAAAACTGGCGCACGGCGGGCTATGCCAGACTTGTGAAGTGTGTACTTATCCCAATTGCGGCTTTGGTAAGGCATATTAA
- a CDS encoding ATP-binding cassette domain-containing protein: MDFRIIKRLDHFTIDVNYGFDSGILVVQGESGAGKTTLLNCIAGLALPDDGRISVGEKLVFDHNQGIDVPTRLRALGYLFQNYGLFPNMTVHQNIIYGIKNKEEYKDKKKREELLQYADYIMDTFGIAHLKVKHPNQISGGEKQRVALSRAIVTKPKLLLLDEPFSALDSRTKEIVYQEFAAFKKEFKIPTILITHDTQESELFADRRILMKDGKIVEEH, from the coding sequence ATGGATTTTAGAATCATAAAAAGACTGGACCATTTCACAATTGACGTTAATTACGGCTTTGACAGTGGAATTCTTGTTGTTCAGGGGGAATCAGGGGCAGGAAAGACAACCCTCTTAAATTGTATCGCAGGACTTGCACTGCCCGACGATGGAAGGATATCGGTAGGGGAGAAGCTGGTCTTTGATCATAATCAGGGCATAGATGTTCCTACGCGGCTGCGGGCGTTGGGATACCTTTTTCAGAATTACGGACTATTTCCCAATATGACCGTTCATCAGAACATCATATATGGGATTAAAAATAAAGAAGAATACAAAGATAAGAAAAAACGGGAAGAGTTGCTGCAATATGCGGATTATATTATGGATACCTTTGGCATTGCGCATCTGAAAGTCAAGCATCCCAATCAGATTTCAGGGGGAGAGAAGCAGCGCGTTGCACTGTCGAGAGCTATTGTTACGAAGCCGAAGCTGCTGCTGCTTGATGAGCCCTTTTCTGCGCTGGACAGCCGGACGAAGGAAATCGTCTATCAGGAGTTTGCCGCATTCAAGAAGGAATTCAAGATTCCAACCATTCTGATTACCCATGATACCCAGGAAAGCGAACTCTTTGCTGATAGAAGAATTCTGATGAAGGATGGTAAAATCGTAGAGGAGCACTGA
- the modB gene encoding molybdate ABC transporter permease subunit, whose product MLSPILLSLKIAAIATIFSFLLGVFFAYAINKKNIPGKNIWETFLILPMVLPPSVLGYLLLIAFGKRGLVGGFLLDTFQIQIVFTWVGAVIASCIVSLPLMYQNAKSAFVSLDPIYERAARTLGSSEWKIFRTVVFPLAWPGIISGIVLSFARAIGEFGATLMIAGNIPGRTQTIPTAIYFAVESGNTELANRLVLIMTIFSFLLIFCLNAWLKKKNYIGRQS is encoded by the coding sequence AGCCATCGCGACGATTTTTTCTTTTCTTTTAGGCGTATTCTTTGCCTATGCCATCAATAAGAAGAACATTCCGGGAAAAAATATATGGGAGACGTTTTTGATCCTGCCTATGGTATTGCCGCCTTCCGTACTGGGATACCTGCTTTTGATCGCTTTTGGAAAAAGAGGCCTAGTAGGGGGATTTCTGCTGGACACCTTCCAGATACAAATTGTATTCACTTGGGTGGGCGCTGTAATTGCTTCCTGCATCGTATCTTTACCGTTGATGTATCAGAATGCAAAATCAGCCTTTGTGAGCCTGGATCCAATCTATGAAAGAGCGGCGAGAACTTTGGGAAGCAGCGAATGGAAGATCTTCCGAACGGTGGTTTTTCCTCTGGCATGGCCGGGGATAATCAGTGGGATTGTGCTCTCCTTTGCAAGAGCAATCGGCGAGTTTGGAGCAACACTGATGATTGCGGGGAATATACCGGGCCGGACTCAGACTATTCCCACAGCCATCTATTTCGCCGTAGAATCAGGAAATACTGAGCTGGCCAACCGGCTTGTGCTGATCATGACCATCTTTAGTTTTCTCTTGATTTTCTGTCTGAACGCCTGGCTGAAAAAAAAGAACTATATCGGCAGGCAAAGCTGA